TATTGTTTTTCTTATAATggggtttgtaattttttttttatatttatttatttatttatgattttAGGAAGAAAACAACGAAATGACAAGTTTACTGTGAATGATTTTGCTATTTATCAATAAAGAAACAAATTGTTGGGGTATGGATTGTTAATTTTCATCTGAGTTTTAGTGGATAAAGTTTGTTCGCTTCCAATTTTCATCTGAGTTTTGGTGGATAAAATCTGAGTTTTAGTGGATAAAAGAAATggtaatgttatttttattttgaATTAAGAAATTAGGGTTCATGTTTTGAGTTGAATGAGAGAAAAGTCAACTGATAAAAAAAGATAAATAGAAGAAAAGGATACAATGaataaaataccctcacatgttctACACGTGACGAGGAATGTCGTAGGTTTAACAAAAAACCTCTTCTAATCGCCGTGCAAATCCCAACCATTAAATCGGTAAATGGAACCTAATAAACTGAATGAGGCGTTCATCATCAATAAATCTCCAATTCCAAATAGGGAAGTACATGTTCCCTATTGATCGATCAAAGCAGTTATCAGGGCTTCAATTCAGTTTCGATTTGGAAGAAGATGAAGTCGATTCAAAAACCGTAATCGGTTCAATTCAAACAAACAATCATTCAATTCAAACCTCTTCAGTACACGTCGAACGATTGATTATTCAATTCAAACAATCATTAATCTGATCTGTGTTTTTAGAGTTCCGCGGCACCAAGAATAACTGAAATGTTCGGTTCAATCTGATTGTAAGACGCTTCAGTCAAGGTATATGCAATACGTTTTTATTTTTAGTTCTAAATATGTAGGTATTAAATATACCTTGATTATAACAGAGTTATGATCTGTAGCAAttttgattatgatttatgtttttGATTATGACTTGATGTAGTGATTATCAAAATTGGTGTTGCAACAATATtttatttttgtgtaataattcagaAACCTTGCAAAcaagctgtttttttttttttttttacaaaagttcATACTCCGTATTTCATACTGACATATTtagtttatgtttttttttttttttaaccgaaTTCAAATGGGTTACGATTTATACCTACATCATGATAAAGCTAAAGCTGACTCTTTTGTTGCAGGTTACAATGATATCTTTATCTTATTTCGTACAATCCATCATAAAATTGTAGTAAACTCGATGTTTCAACATCCTGAATCAAGTTGTTTAGAGATTGCAGAAtcaaggtatttttttttttttttttgttctttttaCACAACGTAATATTTCATACTGttacgttttttttaaaaaaaaaaaaaaagtatttcatACTGTTACATATGTAGAtatagttttttatttttttacatattTGAAGTGGGTTATGATAATTGAATTTTTTACAGGATGGAAAAAATGTGAATTTTGAAATATGCCCATGAACAAAGCTTCTTCAGTGATTCTTCAACATGTAAGTTCTTGAACATTCGTTCTATGATTATGTATTAAAGGTGTAAAATTCATCACATTTACTTACTTACCACCTTCTTCGTTTTTTACAACATAATTCATATTCTTTTGTAAACCATCATTTCCTTTATGATAACCCAGGTCAGCAAGTACGATACAATCACCAATCAATATGTATCTCCCAGGTCAGCAAGTATGATATAGATAGGTTTTAATTGTTGGTTTAGGTGACATTTGCTTTCCAATATGAAGTTTCAGGGTAAAACATTAACACTATTAGTTATTACTATATCAACGAATAATAACTTTCATATGTGTGTATATTGTATCAATTGCTGACCTGGGATATATACACTTCATATCAAATTGAAAAAAACTAATCGATGCTTATAATTTTTTTCAAGCTATTGTTTGCTACAAGTAGTAAAATGTGTACATTAGTTGCAACTAAATGTCAACTAAACCAAAAGAAGCATGCAACTAAACTACAACTAAATGGAAACTGAAATAAGCATGTTTGTAATTGTTTTAGACAGTAGTTGCAACACCGGATGCTTGATCTACTACTTGAGTCTTTACTATGTACATGTTTGCCCGGTATTAGATAATTTTTGTGCAGCCATTGTGTTCAGTTAATAGGTAAAAACTTTTTACGGGCTCAAGCATGGTGTTTTATTGATCATctgtcaattgaaattaaaaatggttATTTGATACTCCTTAAATATGTCGTGATCTATGCATACTATGTTTTTATTTCATTTGagatttttgatataatagaattgGTTTTTACTAGAATTGGTTACTGAGGATTGGTAATTATAATGATGTGAAATCATAATAACTTAAGACAGATTGATTTTGTGAATATCGAGTtggaaaagtcatgtttttacctggAGATAGTTTTTGCGAGGCCAGAAGTACCCAGAGATAGTTTTTACTTCTTTGGAGTGATCTTTTTTTACTTTGATGGGATCTTTTATGGTACGTCCTTCATGCTATCAATTATAACGATTTCgattactttgatatatatatatatctaagtgTATTTCATTGCTTTAGTTGATATCAACTTTACATTTAAGTTGATTTACTTAGTATAAATTCTTATGCTAAGTCTGCCTTAGATATAATTGAGGGTTGTATTAGATGAAATATTGTATGACTTACTCAAATTATGTGAAGAAAATAGGTTATGTTTGAAGTTTAGAATTTGTTTAGAATCTTAGATGTTAATTAGTGAACTTGTGGTTCACGAATATATCTGTATGCGAAGTCATATATGCTGGAAGCGTAATTCTAAACAACAAACACATATACTTCTCTATTGTTTTCATGTTATGTAGTTTAAATAGAAGGATTCAGTTTGTTGAGTTACCTACATTAGTGTTTATGGGATATTATCTATTGAGCATTGGTAATTGTTAGTAATATGTTTTAATCTTTAGTAACCGAATTATGGAACATCTTTTTATTATGCTAAGAGGGAGGAAGTGACTTCTTAAATGGTGTTATACCACTAAGCTTTTGCATCAATTATTGGAGTTCAAGCAGCAGTTGTCCAGCTGTGTATGAGACTGTCCGGACACATGTTTCCAAATTTAATAACGTACATTTTCGAGGCCTGCTGTTTGTGTTGCTTCGGTGTCCGATGGTGGTTCAAACCCGGAATCTAATACAAATATGTTTGGTAACATCCATGACTCTCAtcacttttttatttattttaaagttaTTTGTGTTTTTTTTATGTGTGATTTTTTGAAGTGTACAATCTATCTGCAGTTGATGGTTTGATTGAGGTCCATGTTGAACAGTTACTTGAATATCCGTTTGAGTATCATGGTTATATCGGTTCCACTCCTATTGGTGGGTCGTGCATTCCTATTGTGGCGGGTAGTTTGAGTGATCATCTTCTTAACTGCCATCTACCTATTTCTTTTGCTTCTACTGCGAGGGCTGTTTCAGATAGTAGCGTAAATGTTTCAGGTATTATTATTGGTCTGTATAAGTTTTCGTTGACTAGAAATTATTAATGTATTGTTTCTAATGTGATTAAATGATTTATGCAACTACGAATGTTACCTACGATAGTCTGCATGTCGAACACTTGATGGAACACCCATTAGAGTATTGTACTTTCGGTCTACTATTAATGTTTTCGATGCGTCGATTCCTGCTGCACCTGCACCTGCTCCGACATCGCCTATGCTGCCTTCGATGTCCGTCGACGATTCAGTAGCAGCATCGATCGCATTTGCTCGAGTTATTCTCATCTTTCACTTATTTGGTTATGTTTCTACAAAAGCATCAGCTTCCCCGTCTGCTATTTGTGCCTCAGCTGTAGGTACCTTCTTTCTTTAGTTTATATCGTAGCTCGGTTATTTCTTTCCACTTTGTGTCACTGTCGACAGTTTCGGTTTTCCTACAATTTACATATAGATCGgtgcttatttttttttatttttttacagtgACTACTGACGCGAGACTCGAATTTCCAAGTTGTGCTCTTATTGATTCACGCCCTTTAACTGCTGAAGGTGTGTGGTACTGCACTTAAGCaactttatttttaattgtttttcgACTGTTACTAGCTTCTATTCTTTTCCCTGGAACTTCTTATTCGTTGGTTATTGAACTCTATGCAGGTGTTACTGCTTTTTATCATGATTTAGGAGACTGTGACAACGTATGCAATAATTGTGGCGCTAATTTTTGGTACAAAGAGTGCATAAAGTCTTATTCTAGAGATCACAGTCTTCGTTACCATACATGTTGCCAAGAAGGTCACGTTTGGATTCCTGGAGAAGAAGAACCTCCTGGCAGCATCAAACTTTTATTACAAGATCCCCACTTTATGGACAACAAAAGAGCTTATAATCAGATGTTTAGCATGACCTCATTCAGTGCCCGTGTCGATGACTCCATTAACGCTGGCGGTTATCCTTATGTGTAATGGAGTCAGTTTGTAAACATTTCAAAACATACCATATGCCCATTTGGCCTAATTCTTGATTAACATACAACaagttgttttaaaaaaaatgcgTAAATGAGAATTTGGTTATTTCATGCACAAGAGTTATTTTAGTTGTAAATTTATTTATTACTCTCTTTATTGACTTTCTGGAATTTTTAAAATGTGATGTGTTGAAATATGGCTCTTCTAAAGTTATGAGATAAATGAATATGAACTCACTACAGTTTGTGTGTTCAAGTAGTTAAATTCAATGTAATCATTTATTGGTTTAAGTTTTGATCTATAATGGATTTCTTTGTAAACTACACATAGCTTGAGAGTGACAACTACATACCATATATATCGCCAAGCCATAAGCAATAGCTGATTGCTCTCTAATTATAAACCATATACTTAATGTCCTTGTTACTATGGACTACTACTGCCTTTTAGTCTTAAAAAAAGTTTCTATGATGGTTTAAGGTAAAATATACAACTAAAAAAATAACTTCATACAAAATGTCATTCTCTGAATAATTTCAATATGTATGTGGCTATTTTGAATCATTTGTTGAATTAAATGTAGGTGGAGTTCTTGCACTACTTTTAGCTAATCTTATCCATTGATCGTGCTATTAGGGGTTTGACATTGTGTTgttttttaataatatattatttttttaaaaagttcAAGTTTTTTCATGCGATGAAACCCCTCTATGAACAAGCACATTGGCTCCTCATAGAGGGTAAAACATGGGTAATCAAGCCCTCCGAACGCGAGATCTGATACtgagtgaattgcgcattatgcgtacCCTCTGATCACACTCTCATTTCTGAACAATTTGGCATAACCCAAAATTGATCCCGGGTGATGTGCTTCATTAAGCAACTCGGTGGTCCACTCAAGTTGAAAATATACAAAACTTATTGACATTATCTATGAACAAATGATTGTTCATTAGTACGTGTATTTATGCATAGTTGTTAGAATACTTTTTTTTTATTCTAAATTTGGTTCCAACACAGAGAATATTAGTAATGAAAGTTTTTGGGATTGTAATTTTATCATACCGTAAATGCTATCAATTATACCAATTTCGCGAATTCGGGATTGTTCTAGATGTTGAAGTAACAGGGGGTCAATTTGATCAAAGGGATCAAGAGTGGTTTGAAGTTGCTCAAAGTTCATTTTGTACAACTCTTTGTAAAGACAGACACAATGTTGCAACCGTCGAGCATTTGCTCTCAGTTTTAGAAGCACATGTGTTGATAGTTGTCGAATAGAAATCGTTACATCTCATAACGATGAAACGTTAGCTGAGGTATCAACACATACCAAATTACGCAAATTTAGTTCATAATGCTTAGGTTATTTTGAACTAAGAACAAAGTTGATAATATGTTTTTTTAACAGTGATAATATGAATATTATTCAGTTAGTTTGGTTTTATGTTTGTGTGTTGGTTTATTTGATGACTTTGTGTTAAATTAAAAGTTTTCTTGCCGAGTTGTTAATTATTATTGAAATTGAAATTTGTGTTGATTCATAGTTTTGTAAATATCTTTCATTCCTATAGAGTTAGTCTAAATTTTACAATCATACATACAAGTACTCGGTATCGATATTAACCCATTCGAATACAATATATTGAGCTGCCGTTCAACGCTCTTAATCCATGTGTTTTGTGTAAAACAAAAATAATTAAGCAGTTCACCCACAACAATACTTGTGTTACTGTCTTTATCATATCGTTAATTGATATAACATTTTACTATTCAAGTTTGTTTGTTGAAGAgtttccgtgcaacgcacgggctcttaaatctagtaaGTTTATAAAACAGAACAACATGTTTTAACATTTAATGCATGAAAACATTTGGTTTTGTTACTAGAAATGATCAGAAAATGTACATTTGATTTGTGTTGTGATCTGTAAAGTAAAACGCAATTCAATGGTCGGCCAAAAAGTGGTGAGTGGTAGGGTCTGTATGAACCAAAAAGCCTATATTGTCAATAATGGACTAATCGTGTTTATGTTACACGCTCCCCTGGTTTTTTCTTTCAAAAGCAGTTGAAACCCAATGAACCCTTTAACTTCAAAACCACATTGCTTACAATTTCTAAAAAAATAAAGCATGAAAAAGTAAAATACAATAATTCTTTTTCTAAAGGGGAACATAAGAAATCTCTCTTTTTGATTTTAGTTGAAATGTTGTTTTCATAGTAGTATTACTGTATAcattaaacaaataaaaaaaatacatatatattttttgtaCCTATATTAACAATGCAACTTGAAACCATGATGATACAGTTTTgcatatatttaaataattcagTTTACCCAGAAAAATTAGGTAAAGAATCGTATACCGTTACGTGCATGTAACCCGAGAGTATAAACATTAGAAACATGACTAAGGttgcttttttattttttttgaacacACATATTTAAACCAAACCTCCTAGCAAGACCCTAGGAGAGGATTACAATAGCTTATTCAGCCATAAGTTCCAACTTATATTTTTATGACGTTTGTTACAAGATCAACTAAATTAAAACTTACAAACGATCTCCAATAAAAGACATTTCTTGAACATGCAATGCTTGAACAAAGTGCTGTTACGAAACCGCCCGAGCTTCCACATAGAGCCGCACAAACCACCATGATGCATAAATCACCATGATCTTGTCTTTATGCTCTCTCGAAACATGCCAAGTATTAACCCACGACATAAGCTCCTGCCAAGATAAAAAGGAAGGCATACGACGATCAAGACCAAGCCAAATCCGAACCTTCCTCAACAAAGCGACTGCAACTGAACACTAGAAAAAGAAATGATCACCAGACTTATTGCCATACTGACAAAAACTGC
This genomic stretch from Rutidosis leptorrhynchoides isolate AG116_Rl617_1_P2 chromosome 11, CSIRO_AGI_Rlap_v1, whole genome shotgun sequence harbors:
- the LOC139876324 gene encoding uncharacterized protein translates to MFQSACRTLDGTPIRVLYFRSTINVFDASIPAAPAPAPTSPMLPSMSVDDSVAASIAFARVILIFHLFGYVSTKASASPSAICASAVVTTDARLEFPSCALIDSRPLTAEGVTAFYHDLGDCDNVCNNCGANFWYKECIKSYSRDHSLRYHTCCQEGHVWIPGEEEPPGSIKLLLQDPHFMDNKRAYNQMFSMTSFSARVDDSINAGGYPYV